The following are from one region of the Hymenobacter sp. YIM 151858-1 genome:
- a CDS encoding tetratricopeptide repeat protein, which produces MRGLLLVLLLLAGGWWGALQRVHDANQALRLGAGAYARRDYAAAAAAYARARALGAHDESVLLNLGHAYARLGRTTEARQAYGGLLQSASLEVRSVARQQLAVLAATEGNYPQATTLLRQALLDNPRNTAARYNYELLRLYHGRRNDPQLPPPPPPPAERQPQPGGSDQQSGETQPGQAPPQPAPASGNQGTGQGSKAGNLGGNTNRETAQGNSPGNTRGLDTSAEGTDAGNRNGAASGEAANPNDNRVITRQRLAPLNLNEAQARQLLDALQAAEQQYLQQIPHKGTQRPDPRKPAW; this is translated from the coding sequence ATGCGCGGTTTGCTACTCGTACTGCTGTTGCTGGCCGGCGGCTGGTGGGGCGCTTTGCAGCGCGTTCACGATGCCAACCAGGCCTTGCGCCTGGGTGCCGGTGCCTACGCCCGGCGCGACTACGCCGCCGCCGCCGCCGCTTACGCCCGTGCCCGCGCCCTAGGTGCCCACGACGAATCGGTACTGCTAAACCTAGGGCATGCCTACGCCCGGCTCGGGCGCACTACCGAAGCCCGCCAGGCCTACGGCGGCCTGTTGCAGAGCGCTTCGCTGGAAGTGCGTAGCGTGGCACGCCAGCAGCTGGCCGTACTGGCTGCCACCGAAGGGAATTACCCCCAGGCAACAACTTTGCTTCGGCAAGCCCTGCTTGATAACCCGCGCAACACGGCTGCACGCTACAACTACGAGTTGCTCCGCCTCTACCACGGCCGCCGCAACGACCCGCAACTTCCCCCGCCTCCACCCCCACCTGCCGAACGCCAACCCCAGCCAGGCGGCTCCGATCAGCAATCGGGCGAAACGCAGCCCGGCCAGGCACCGCCGCAGCCGGCCCCGGCCAGCGGCAACCAGGGAACCGGGCAAGGCAGCAAAGCCGGCAACCTGGGCGGCAACACCAACCGCGAAACGGCACAGGGCAACAGTCCAGGCAATACGCGCGGACTGGATACCAGCGCCGAAGGCACCGATGCGGGCAACCGAAACGGTGCTGCCAGTGGCGAAGCGGCCAACCCCAACGACAACCGCGTGATTACGCGCCAGCGCCTCGCTCCGCTGAACCTCAACGAAGCCCAGGCCCGGCAGCTGCTCGATGCTTTGCAAGCCGCCGAGCAGCAGTATTTGCAGCAAATACCGCACAAGGGTACGCAGCGCCCCGATCCGCGCAAGCCCGCCTGGTAG
- a CDS encoding acetyl-CoA C-acyltransferase has translation MQTKEVYIISAVRTPIGSFGGSLASLSATELGGIALKGALEKAGVEPKEVQQVIMGNVISANLGQAPARQAALKAGLGYEVECTTVNKVCASGSKAIMMAAQAIMLGHADVVLAGGMESMSNVPYYLDKARFGAKYGHGQMIDGLMKDGLWDPYHNYAMGNAAENTAKEMGITREEQDAFAIESYTRSANAAKAGKKKDEIIPVTIEQRGKTVVVEDDEEYTKVDFAKVPGLKPAFIKEGGTVTAANASTLNDGAAAVLLMSKEKAEALGLKPMARVLGFADAEQAPEWFTTSPSLAIPKALKYAGVTPEQVDFYEINEAFSVVSLANNKLLNLEGSKVNVYGGAVSLGHPLGASGARIVTTLLNVMNNEGGKIGVTGICNGGGGASSLVFEKL, from the coding sequence ATGCAGACTAAAGAAGTCTATATCATTTCGGCGGTGCGCACGCCCATCGGCTCGTTTGGTGGCAGCCTGGCCTCGCTTTCAGCTACCGAGCTTGGCGGCATTGCCCTGAAAGGCGCCCTCGAGAAAGCCGGCGTTGAGCCCAAAGAGGTGCAGCAAGTAATCATGGGCAACGTGATTTCGGCCAACCTGGGCCAGGCTCCGGCCCGCCAGGCCGCCCTTAAAGCCGGCCTCGGCTACGAGGTAGAGTGCACCACCGTAAACAAAGTGTGTGCCTCGGGCTCAAAAGCTATTATGATGGCCGCCCAAGCCATTATGCTGGGCCACGCCGATGTGGTGCTGGCCGGCGGCATGGAAAGCATGTCGAACGTGCCGTACTACCTCGACAAAGCCCGTTTTGGCGCGAAATACGGCCACGGTCAGATGATCGACGGCCTGATGAAAGACGGCCTGTGGGACCCGTACCACAACTACGCCATGGGCAACGCGGCCGAAAACACGGCCAAGGAAATGGGCATCACCCGCGAAGAGCAGGATGCCTTTGCCATTGAGAGCTACACCCGCAGCGCTAACGCGGCCAAAGCCGGCAAGAAGAAAGACGAAATTATTCCCGTAACGATTGAGCAGCGCGGCAAAACCGTGGTGGTGGAAGACGACGAGGAGTACACCAAAGTCGACTTCGCCAAAGTACCGGGCCTGAAGCCGGCCTTTATCAAAGAGGGCGGCACCGTAACGGCGGCCAACGCCTCTACCCTCAACGACGGCGCCGCCGCCGTGCTGCTGATGAGCAAGGAGAAGGCCGAAGCCCTAGGTCTGAAGCCGATGGCGCGGGTACTGGGCTTTGCCGATGCCGAGCAGGCGCCGGAGTGGTTCACCACCTCGCCCTCGCTGGCTATTCCGAAGGCCCTGAAGTACGCTGGCGTAACGCCCGAGCAGGTGGATTTCTACGAAATCAACGAGGCTTTCTCGGTGGTATCGTTGGCCAACAACAAGCTGCTGAACCTCGAAGGCTCGAAAGTGAACGTGTACGGCGGTGCCGTGTCGCTGGGCCACCCGCTGGGGGCTTCGGGTGCGCGCATCGTAACCACCCTGCTGAACGTGATGAACAACGAAGGCGGCAAGATTGGTGTAACCGGCATCTGCAACGGTGGCGGTGGCGCCAGCAGCCTCGTGTTCGAGAAGCTGTAA
- a CDS encoding toxin-antitoxin system YwqK family antitoxin: MNKLLLAGSLLLLAAPAWAQRPRVFTTYYDTTHTKKREVYRALVGADTVLEGPYKRFYRTGKLEVQTSYRGGKLDSAYVEFFESGQRRLEVTFREGQRQGPFRTFYPTGKVAQEGSYVDDQPTGNIKMYHPSGELKLETTLDRGQPSGVVRQVYASGKPQVEMTYKDGQPNGVVRTYFPNGQLQSEGAYRNGLLAGGYKTWYSNGQLETEVTMDNTGRGTMRTYYPTGKLRTEGNYVPATAATRQVTNQLGDDLTKRAQQLAPGTANLEGAVKTYYEDGKLKSTQNYKAGLLTGLSRYFYPSGKPEQEVVYSNAAKDRKVTVFFEEGGVKEEQEYKNTQRNGTWRTFFPNSKQVQRKETYLNGRLVGEQTTYFASGQVQRKLNYEGGKAVGTEQEYYQSGKLRSETAWKAGLKSGPYRQLREDGTLEVQGQFRNNRETGVWSYFGPDGKAVSEKKTFRNGQVVAPGTK; the protein is encoded by the coding sequence ATGAACAAACTACTGCTGGCGGGCTCCCTCCTGCTGCTGGCGGCTCCGGCCTGGGCGCAGCGCCCCCGCGTCTTCACCACGTACTACGATACCACCCACACCAAAAAGCGCGAGGTATACCGCGCCCTGGTTGGTGCCGATACCGTGTTGGAAGGCCCCTACAAACGCTTTTACCGCACGGGCAAGCTGGAGGTGCAAACCAGCTACCGCGGCGGCAAGCTCGATAGCGCCTACGTCGAGTTTTTTGAGAGCGGGCAGCGCCGCCTGGAAGTAACCTTCAGGGAAGGCCAACGGCAAGGGCCTTTCCGTACGTTTTACCCCACGGGCAAAGTAGCGCAGGAGGGCTCCTACGTCGACGATCAGCCCACGGGTAACATCAAGATGTACCACCCTTCGGGCGAGCTGAAACTTGAAACCACACTCGACCGGGGCCAACCCTCCGGCGTGGTGCGCCAGGTATATGCCTCGGGCAAGCCCCAGGTTGAAATGACCTACAAAGACGGGCAGCCCAACGGCGTGGTGCGCACCTATTTTCCCAATGGCCAGCTGCAGAGCGAAGGCGCTTACCGCAACGGCCTGCTGGCCGGCGGCTACAAAACGTGGTACAGCAACGGCCAACTCGAAACCGAGGTGACCATGGATAACACCGGCCGCGGCACCATGCGCACGTACTACCCCACGGGCAAGCTACGCACCGAGGGCAACTACGTGCCTGCCACCGCCGCTACCCGCCAGGTAACCAACCAGCTCGGCGACGACCTTACCAAGCGTGCCCAGCAGCTGGCCCCCGGTACGGCCAACCTCGAAGGCGCCGTAAAAACCTACTACGAAGACGGCAAGCTGAAAAGCACGCAGAACTACAAAGCCGGTTTGCTGACGGGCCTGTCGCGCTACTTCTACCCCTCGGGCAAGCCCGAGCAGGAAGTGGTGTACTCCAACGCGGCCAAAGACCGCAAAGTGACCGTGTTCTTCGAGGAAGGCGGCGTGAAAGAAGAACAGGAGTACAAGAACACCCAGCGCAACGGCACGTGGCGCACCTTTTTCCCCAACAGCAAGCAGGTGCAGCGCAAGGAAACCTACCTCAACGGCCGTTTGGTGGGCGAGCAAACCACCTATTTCGCCTCGGGCCAGGTGCAGCGCAAGCTAAACTACGAGGGCGGCAAAGCCGTGGGCACCGAACAGGAATACTACCAATCGGGCAAGCTACGCAGCGAAACTGCCTGGAAAGCGGGGCTGAAATCGGGCCCGTACCGGCAGCTGCGCGAAGACGGCACCCTGGAGGTGCAGGGCCAGTTCCGCAACAACCGCGAAACGGGCGTATGGAGCTACTTTGGCCCCGATGGCAAAGCTGTATCGGAAAAGAAGACGTTCCGGAACGGGCAGGTAGTTGCCCCCGGCACCAAGTAA
- a CDS encoding carboxypeptidase-like regulatory domain-containing protein — MLLSMFNRALMGAGLLAASISQPAAANFSEAPSTHTGVQITGSFSGTLIDQYTGRPLNQATVALMRQDNEQLIAGAVTADNGEFRLDRAAFGRYMLHVEVAGYEPLHEEVIIAAGRDVVDLGSYGLIPLKAVAANSTPPKMTLVAQD; from the coding sequence ATGTTACTTTCAATGTTCAACCGCGCCCTGATGGGTGCTGGCCTCCTCGCTGCATCCATTTCGCAACCCGCTGCCGCCAACTTCTCGGAAGCACCCAGCACCCACACCGGCGTGCAAATCACCGGCTCCTTCAGCGGTACGCTCATCGACCAGTACACTGGCCGCCCGCTAAACCAGGCCACCGTAGCCTTGATGCGCCAAGACAACGAACAGCTGATTGCCGGTGCCGTAACGGCTGACAACGGCGAATTTCGCCTTGACCGCGCCGCCTTTGGCCGCTACATGCTGCACGTAGAAGTTGCTGGTTACGAGCCTCTTCACGAAGAAGTAATCATTGCTGCCGGCCGCGATGTAGTGGACCTAGGCAGCTACGGCCTCATCCCGCTGAAGGCAGTAGCTGCCAACTCCACGCCGCCGAAAATGACGCTGGTAGCTCAGGATTAA
- a CDS encoding TonB-dependent receptor domain-containing protein yields the protein MFALYSSKALWCALPVVVCTSMAAQAQQAPGSVAGTLLDKANNQPLPFANVVLLRAQDSTLVTGTATSETGRFKLDKVAPGTYALRATVLGYQPLRRTVTVGTNGGDVELGTVTLQPTTQQLKGVTVTGERAAVQDNLDKKVINVEKDLTSVGGTAVNVLQNVPSVAVSPDGTVSMRGSSNITILIDGKPTGAANGGVGNRLEQIPASSIEKVEVVTNPSARYDAAGAGGVINIILKKQKKDGWNGQATATIGTRDKYNGSLSLNRRAGKLNLFASADVRDMDFRSTMWMDQYTTVEGYALRTAQQGGNLRQNKTYNGRLGFDLNLPANQSLTVAFEPNLNRSRNTGWQVATLTDAAGSRRIASTLGVRENVDNHEASADYRRTWEQHKGRELTANLGYTYLMANVVVGQRNTEGQVTDDLREWKQDIGVNLHGVAGQADYAHPLGEKTRLDLGLKGQWQTNDGTYDFMRQDAEGEEAKRVADRSYAYTFTEYTQAAYATYQTEVGKWNVQGGLRAEYTNTSGAVKNGQGPFKLEYLNLFPSATVVRTLPTADQRVQLSYSRRLNRPNFMQLLAFPLYQDQRSYRIGDPSLRPEYINALELGHQITLGQASLSSTLFYRQTNNAIQRLTKIDTLATRLYGNGAVITGQYADNFGQAYSYGAEMSWNQPLAKWWRVTANGSLFQTNVTAATGNESSRRTVSGTARLMNSFSPTPKLDVQLTGNYRAAVLTAQGRVAPVGSVDIALRQRLFNDKAALTLRVSDIFDTQRNRVEAFAQTPTTDYRATMYNKWESRVGYLGFSWYMGKNKPPKKIENQPQGGGGGFGG from the coding sequence ATGTTTGCACTATACTCATCCAAAGCCCTGTGGTGCGCTCTTCCGGTAGTGGTTTGCACGTCGATGGCCGCTCAGGCCCAACAAGCTCCTGGCTCGGTAGCCGGCACTTTGCTCGACAAGGCCAACAACCAGCCACTGCCCTTCGCCAACGTGGTACTGCTTCGTGCTCAAGACTCGACACTGGTAACCGGCACGGCTACCTCCGAAACCGGCCGCTTCAAGCTCGATAAAGTAGCGCCCGGCACCTACGCCCTGCGGGCCACGGTTTTGGGGTATCAGCCGCTGCGCCGCACGGTTACGGTGGGTACCAACGGCGGGGATGTGGAGCTGGGCACGGTGACGCTGCAGCCCACCACGCAACAGCTGAAGGGCGTGACGGTAACGGGTGAGCGCGCCGCTGTGCAGGATAACCTGGATAAAAAGGTCATCAACGTAGAGAAAGACCTGACGAGCGTAGGTGGCACGGCCGTAAACGTGCTGCAAAACGTGCCTTCGGTGGCCGTATCACCCGATGGCACCGTGAGCATGCGCGGCAGCTCCAACATCACCATCCTTATCGACGGTAAGCCCACCGGCGCGGCTAACGGCGGCGTGGGCAACCGGCTGGAGCAAATCCCGGCCAGCAGCATCGAGAAGGTGGAGGTAGTAACCAACCCCTCGGCCCGCTACGATGCGGCTGGCGCGGGTGGCGTCATCAATATCATTCTCAAAAAGCAGAAGAAAGACGGCTGGAACGGCCAGGCTACGGCCACCATCGGCACCCGCGACAAATACAACGGCAGCCTAAGCCTGAACCGCCGCGCTGGCAAGCTGAACCTGTTTGCCTCGGCCGATGTGCGCGATATGGACTTCCGCTCGACGATGTGGATGGACCAGTACACCACCGTGGAGGGCTACGCGCTGCGCACCGCGCAGCAGGGCGGCAACCTGCGCCAAAACAAAACCTACAACGGCCGCCTGGGCTTCGATCTGAACCTGCCCGCCAACCAAAGCCTGACCGTTGCCTTTGAGCCGAACCTGAACCGCAGCCGCAACACCGGCTGGCAAGTAGCCACCCTTACCGATGCCGCCGGCTCGCGCCGCATTGCCAGCACCCTAGGTGTGCGCGAAAACGTAGACAACCACGAAGCCTCCGCCGATTACCGCCGCACCTGGGAGCAGCACAAGGGCCGCGAGCTGACGGCTAACCTAGGCTACACCTACCTGATGGCCAACGTGGTAGTGGGCCAGCGCAACACCGAAGGCCAAGTTACCGACGACCTGCGCGAGTGGAAGCAGGACATCGGTGTGAACCTGCACGGTGTGGCTGGGCAGGCCGACTATGCGCACCCCCTAGGTGAAAAAACCCGCCTCGACCTAGGCCTGAAGGGCCAGTGGCAAACCAACGACGGCACCTACGACTTCATGCGCCAGGACGCCGAAGGCGAAGAGGCCAAGCGCGTAGCCGACCGCTCGTACGCCTACACCTTTACCGAGTACACCCAAGCCGCCTACGCCACCTACCAAACCGAAGTAGGCAAATGGAACGTGCAGGGCGGCCTGCGCGCCGAGTACACCAACACCAGCGGCGCCGTGAAAAACGGCCAAGGCCCCTTCAAGCTGGAGTACCTCAACCTGTTTCCGTCGGCAACGGTGGTGCGCACCTTGCCTACTGCCGACCAGCGCGTGCAGTTAAGCTACTCGCGCCGCCTGAACCGGCCCAACTTTATGCAGCTGTTGGCTTTCCCGCTCTACCAGGATCAGCGCAGCTACCGCATCGGAGACCCCAGCCTGCGCCCCGAGTACATCAATGCCCTGGAGCTGGGCCACCAGATTACGCTGGGCCAGGCCAGCCTAAGCTCGACGCTGTTCTACCGCCAAACGAACAACGCCATTCAGCGCCTCACCAAAATTGATACGCTGGCTACGCGCCTCTACGGCAACGGTGCGGTTATTACGGGCCAGTACGCCGACAACTTTGGCCAGGCCTACAGCTACGGCGCCGAAATGTCCTGGAACCAGCCGCTGGCGAAGTGGTGGCGCGTAACGGCCAACGGCTCGTTGTTTCAGACGAACGTAACGGCCGCCACGGGCAACGAATCGAGCCGCCGCACGGTGTCGGGCACGGCCCGCCTGATGAACTCCTTCAGCCCCACGCCCAAGCTCGATGTGCAGCTCACCGGCAACTACCGCGCGGCCGTACTCACGGCGCAAGGCCGGGTAGCGCCCGTAGGCTCGGTGGATATTGCCTTGCGCCAACGCCTCTTCAACGATAAAGCCGCGCTTACCCTGCGCGTGTCCGACATCTTCGACACGCAGCGCAACCGCGTGGAGGCCTTTGCCCAAACGCCGACTACCGATTACCGCGCCACCATGTACAACAAGTGGGAGTCGCGCGTGGGCTACCTCGGCTTCTCGTGGTACATGGGCAAAAACAAGCCGCCCAAAAAGATTGAAAACCAGCCGCAAGGCGGCGGTGGCGGCTTCGGTGGCTAA
- a CDS encoding carboxypeptidase-like regulatory domain-containing protein has protein sequence MKTTAAFRSLLSALALMLALYATAAVTSRTGQITGTVLDAATKESIPRAHVVLLRARDNAYVATATTAPDGSFRFRNLPFGQYKLRTTILGYEEPHTMLNVNALQPRVNLGKVQLEPLSLPSEQSPLALIQPTQLGTTALIMH, from the coding sequence ATGAAAACGACTGCAGCCTTCCGTTCCCTTCTTTCGGCCCTCGCCCTCATGCTGGCCCTCTACGCCACCGCCGCCGTTACTTCCCGAACAGGTCAGATAACGGGCACCGTGCTCGATGCGGCCACCAAGGAAAGCATTCCGCGAGCCCACGTGGTGCTGCTCCGGGCCCGCGACAACGCCTACGTAGCTACGGCCACCACCGCCCCCGATGGCAGCTTCCGCTTCCGGAACTTGCCCTTCGGCCAGTACAAGCTCCGCACCACTATTTTGGGCTACGAGGAGCCGCACACCATGCTGAATGTAAATGCTTTGCAGCCACGCGTCAACCTGGGCAAAGTGCAGCTCGAGCCGCTTAGCCTGCCATCGGAGCAAAGCCCGCTAGCGTTGATTCAGCCTACCCAACTGGGTACTACCGCCCTCATCATGCACTAA
- a CDS encoding TIGR02117 family protein, whose protein sequence is MSAFVAIVVLLMSGSLIPRNAAFRQTPDGVPVYVVSNGFHTDLVLPIYEPRTNTNWLQRTGNAALQARFAGYEYVAFGWGNEAFYLESYGGRMPKLGTVLRAVLPARTLMHVGFYRAAPRAREWVVPLRISVDEYRQLTSYIEQSFRPDSLGNWALRNQAGYSPDDFFFRARGRYHALRTCNDWTNQGLRRAGIRSALKAPLAASVLYQVRQAAEKTE, encoded by the coding sequence ATGTCTGCTTTCGTTGCCATTGTGGTGTTGCTGATGTCCGGGAGCTTGATTCCGCGCAACGCCGCGTTTCGGCAAACACCCGATGGCGTGCCCGTGTACGTGGTGTCGAATGGCTTTCATACCGATTTGGTGCTGCCCATTTACGAGCCGCGCACCAACACCAACTGGCTGCAGCGCACCGGCAACGCCGCCCTGCAGGCGCGGTTTGCGGGCTACGAGTACGTGGCGTTTGGCTGGGGCAACGAGGCGTTTTACCTGGAATCGTACGGCGGGCGCATGCCCAAATTGGGCACGGTACTCCGGGCGGTGCTGCCGGCGCGCACCCTTATGCACGTGGGCTTTTACCGCGCGGCACCTAGGGCGCGCGAGTGGGTGGTGCCCTTGCGTATTTCGGTTGATGAGTACCGGCAGCTCACCAGCTACATCGAGCAGTCGTTCCGGCCCGATTCCCTAGGTAACTGGGCACTGCGCAACCAGGCAGGCTACTCGCCCGATGACTTTTTCTTCCGGGCCCGGGGCCGCTACCACGCCCTGCGCACCTGCAACGACTGGACCAACCAAGGCCTGCGCCGCGCCGGTATCCGCTCGGCACTCAAAGCACCGCTGGCCGCCTCCGTGCTGTACCAGGTGCGCCAGGCTGCCGAAAAAACTGAATAA
- a CDS encoding TonB-dependent receptor domain-containing protein translates to MSSAFTSSSQQLPRLLLAFLLLLPLSVWAQTTGSVTGTLLDGSNNQPVPFANVVLLRAQDSTLVTGAQTADNGAFKIEGVPFGNYSLRVTQLGYRPARRPITLSAEQPTLALGQLRLRSTTQQLKGVTVTGERAIVQDNLDKKVINVSKDLSTVGGTAVDVLQNVPSVNVDQNGSVSLRGSQNVTIYIDGKPTGAAGGGRAVNLDQIPASQIESVEIVTNPSARYDAEGSGGILNIVLKKEQRNGLNGSTTLNVGTRDKYNGSIALNLRQGKFNFFGNYDARYDNRFTRRNLDQVSILRGRLERDSTILLTQRGRGDRTGVSHSGRFGFDYTITPQQTITLSVQPRLNTSEAIETLNANRSYAVTGADRGSFIRRNDSEGRNRSTDFTLDYRRTWAGQKRRELTAMAVFTPIRSENTTDSRLDSVQARRQPAQPQLQQQRSDNRLDQGSAQIDYVHPLGEKGRLDLGLKSVMRRTDADFQFLLGLSDVLPLTYDPSRSNRFKYAEYIQAAYLTYQNVRGKLNYQAGLRAEQTNAQGRQYNTAPAPGGQPFPAQFRRNYLGLFPSLTLAYDVTPSQRVQASYSRRLNRPDVNSLNPFIDYSDPLNYQQGNPYLLPEYINASELGYQWFKGRTSFTGTAFYRYSTGVVQRLRELDAETGVTITRPQNISNSKSYGLEASLAQPLAKWWRVSLNGSAFRNIIAASTGTELDNKNFAYTGRLNSVFTPIKSLDLQVSAFYRSRTVTTQGSFGQIFSTELGAKYSVLKDRGAITLRVSDLFNTQEFNIKFRGPNFSSDNQFKRETRVGFIGFTYRFGQAPGEGGPQRGRGRGRGEQQQPQQDDNLGGGDFGG, encoded by the coding sequence ATGAGTTCAGCTTTTACTTCTTCATCGCAGCAGCTGCCTAGGCTGTTGCTCGCCTTTTTATTGTTGTTGCCGCTGAGCGTGTGGGCCCAAACCACCGGCTCGGTTACGGGCACGCTGCTCGATGGCTCTAACAATCAGCCGGTACCCTTTGCCAACGTGGTGCTGCTCCGCGCGCAGGACTCGACCCTGGTAACGGGCGCCCAAACCGCCGACAACGGTGCCTTCAAGATTGAGGGGGTTCCGTTTGGTAACTACTCCTTGCGCGTAACGCAGCTGGGCTACCGCCCGGCCCGGCGCCCCATTACGCTGTCGGCCGAGCAGCCTACGCTGGCCCTAGGTCAGCTGCGCCTGCGCTCCACCACGCAGCAGCTGAAGGGCGTGACAGTTACGGGCGAGCGGGCCATTGTGCAAGACAACCTCGATAAGAAGGTCATCAACGTATCGAAAGACCTGAGCACCGTGGGCGGCACCGCCGTGGATGTGCTGCAGAACGTGCCTTCGGTGAACGTGGACCAGAACGGCTCGGTGTCGCTGCGTGGCTCGCAGAACGTTACGATATATATCGACGGCAAACCTACCGGCGCTGCTGGGGGTGGCCGCGCCGTAAATCTCGACCAGATTCCAGCTTCGCAGATTGAAAGCGTGGAAATCGTGACGAACCCCTCGGCGCGTTACGATGCCGAAGGTTCGGGCGGTATTCTGAACATTGTGCTGAAGAAGGAGCAGCGCAACGGCCTGAACGGCTCGACTACGCTGAACGTTGGCACCCGCGACAAATACAACGGCTCGATAGCCTTGAACCTGCGCCAGGGCAAGTTCAACTTCTTCGGCAACTACGACGCCCGCTACGATAACCGCTTCACGCGCCGCAACCTCGATCAGGTAAGCATCCTGCGGGGCCGCTTGGAGCGCGATTCCACCATTCTGCTCACGCAGCGCGGCCGCGGCGACCGTACCGGCGTTTCGCACAGCGGCCGTTTCGGCTTCGATTACACCATTACGCCGCAGCAAACCATTACGCTCTCGGTGCAGCCGCGCCTGAACACCTCGGAGGCTATTGAAACGCTGAATGCCAACCGCAGCTACGCCGTTACCGGCGCCGACCGCGGCTCTTTTATCCGCCGCAACGACTCAGAAGGCCGCAACCGCTCCACCGATTTCACCCTCGACTACCGCCGCACCTGGGCCGGCCAGAAGCGCCGCGAGCTTACGGCCATGGCCGTGTTTACGCCCATCCGCAGCGAAAACACCACCGACTCGCGCCTCGACTCGGTGCAGGCCCGCCGCCAGCCCGCGCAGCCGCAATTGCAGCAGCAACGCAGCGACAACCGCCTCGACCAGGGCTCGGCCCAGATTGATTACGTGCACCCTCTGGGTGAGAAAGGCCGCCTCGACCTAGGGCTAAAAAGCGTGATGCGCCGCACCGATGCCGACTTCCAGTTTCTGCTGGGCCTTTCGGATGTGCTGCCCCTTACCTACGACCCCAGCCGCTCCAACCGCTTTAAGTACGCGGAGTACATTCAGGCCGCTTACCTCACGTACCAAAACGTGCGCGGCAAGCTGAACTACCAGGCCGGCCTGCGCGCCGAGCAAACCAATGCACAAGGCCGCCAGTACAACACCGCGCCGGCGCCCGGTGGTCAGCCCTTCCCGGCCCAGTTCCGCCGGAACTACCTAGGGCTGTTCCCGTCGCTTACGTTGGCTTACGACGTTACGCCTTCGCAGCGGGTGCAGGCCAGCTACTCGCGCCGCCTCAACCGCCCCGATGTCAACAGCCTTAACCCCTTCATCGACTACTCCGACCCGCTGAACTACCAGCAGGGCAACCCCTACTTGCTGCCCGAGTACATCAATGCGTCGGAGCTGGGCTACCAGTGGTTTAAAGGCCGCACCAGCTTCACGGGCACGGCGTTTTACCGCTACTCCACGGGCGTGGTGCAGCGCCTGCGCGAGCTCGACGCCGAAACCGGCGTAACAATTACACGCCCGCAAAACATCTCGAACAGCAAGTCATATGGCCTAGAGGCCTCGTTGGCGCAGCCGCTGGCCAAGTGGTGGCGCGTGTCGCTGAACGGTTCGGCTTTCCGCAACATAATTGCCGCAAGCACTGGTACCGAGCTCGACAACAAGAACTTCGCTTACACCGGCCGCCTCAACTCGGTGTTCACGCCCATAAAGTCGCTCGATTTGCAGGTATCGGCTTTCTACCGCTCTCGCACCGTTACCACGCAGGGCTCGTTCGGCCAGATTTTCTCTACCGAACTCGGCGCCAAGTACAGCGTGCTGAAAGACCGCGGAGCCATCACGCTGCGCGTGTCGGACTTGTTCAACACCCAGGAGTTCAACATCAAGTTCCGCGGCCCCAACTTCAGCAGCGACAACCAGTTTAAGCGCGAAACCCGCGTGGGCTTCATCGGCTTCACCTACCGTTTCGGCCAAGCGCCGGGCGAAGGCGGCCCGCAGCGCGGACGTGGCCGTGGCCGCGGCGAGCAGCAGCAACCGCAGCAGGATGACAACCTAGGCGGTGGCGACTTCGGCGGCTAA